The Brassica napus cultivar Da-Ae chromosome C1, Da-Ae, whole genome shotgun sequence DNA segment GAACGCTCTTTCAGATTCTGAATTGGTAGATCCTGTGGATAATCACCGTCCTGAAGCCCTCCCCATGATTCAGCATCTGAGGAAGAGTCTTGTAAGAGCCCAAAAGGACCCTGAGAATAGCAACTGCATTGTCTTCTCCACATTCCCTTTTTGTGGACACCCAAAGATTCAAGCCATTCACATGGGTTTTCAGCATAGCACGAGAAAGAGAAGATGTTCATCTTGAGCTCTTCTTCTCTACCCATCATAGCTTCATAGAGATTACAAACACTTCGATGCATCTCTCTCCAGTGCCGTTTCTCACATTCTGAACCACAGTAGATGGTTGCACGGCAATGACTACAGCAAACAGACTCATCTCTATGAACAGCTTTGTCACACGTTGTGCACTTTCTTAACCCCACTTCTGTACCTTTGGTCATGCCTGAAGCTAGCTCCAGTTCATCATCATCGCGTGTCATTACCACAGTTTTATTCCACTCCTGCTCATATGATTGACCAGGCGGAAGCGAAACCGTGACAGCAACGAAATCATGACCTTTAAACATCTCTGGTGGCCACTGAACATCAACAGTCTCTATAAAAGGCGAAAACTTAATCATCCTTGGCAGCCCCTTGACTTGCTTCTCCTCTTGAAGAAGCAATGGATGAACCAAAGAAAGAGCTTTCATTACAGCAAACACAAGCCTAAGCTCTTCGAGCGTCGGGTTTCTGAACTGGAGCTCACCAGAGGTTATACACCGGGCAACATCGATAACCGGAAACCGATCAGTTCCAGAGACTTCTAAAGACAgagacttgaccattctcttgtTACAAGGAAGCATCAATGACTCAACCTCATAAGTAACTCGTAAAACCTCAACATTAGGAACTCTAGCCATTTCCCTTGAATCATCATCAGTCATCTTCAGTGCATAGCTCGTAGATCTATACATATAGATTGCTATATCACCACCATCCCCTCCTGTGAACTGAACACACTGAAAAGGCTGTCTCTTTCCCGACCAATCAGAGTCTTTTCCCACCCGGACACCGAACAAGTGACCTGGTCTGAGCCTCTTCCATGGCTCACTTCTGTATAAAGAAGCTGAAGCTCTGAAAATGAAATGGATCACGTTGGGAGAAATACCTTCAACTTTCATGAGGCAAACACCTGATCCAGGTCCAAGACCCGGACCTGACCCGAACTGATCCTGAAATCTACCAAACAAGTTCTTCAAATGCAAATCCATTCTTCAAGCTTTCCCCCAAAAGAGTAGTCAGATCTGAGTGAAAAGGAGCTCTGTTCAGAAGAGTTGTTTCAGTTTCTAAAAGCAAAGcagagaaaaacaaaacttcagATGAATTTGAATTCTAGAAGAAGACAAACTATGGTTTTTGTGCAGTTAAAACGGTCATGCCTCAACCgacaaaacaaaagttaaaaagtagtgtatatatatttgaaaatttcaagaaaaagagtttagagGTGTTATTATATCATAGAGTAGGCCTCGGCGTTTTTAACTCAACCCGAAGTACCGAAGTACCGACTTTAACCCGAACCaaaaaaaccgaaaccgaatcctaactgttttacaaaaatatccgaatgggacTTATGAACTTATTACTTTGGACTTTGGTTATAATACGaatcgaaccgaaatccgaattaggatccgaagatatccgaaattagctaaatatgttaatgtttttatatatattaatgtgatTTAGATTAGGCCtgagacttattatccgagatccggattcgatccgagatctgctccggatccgctccgaaaataggatatccggggtgcccggatccgaatccggatagtaaaatcttggatccgtgcaaaccgaatccggatccggatatcttaatttttaggtccggatatccggatccggatccgtatttttaaaatacattaaatttttaaattttattaatatttatatttgatatattaatatttctacatgaattaatcttataatattatattttagtttttacaatattataaacatatataaatatatttataaatatttaatttatgtattatattaaaaaaattagtattttttgttaaaaaattatttttaattattttgacggatccggatcccGATCTggatatccgcggataatagaatatcgagacggatatccaaaatccggatatccggaaaccacaaatccggatccggatattaaatccacggatccggataccctaaattttttggatatccggatccgtcccagggctaatttagatattttagagtattcaaaatatttttgtagtttgttttatttgttatttttaatactttttagttaatttagatattttaactaatttttaattagatttgtaactaatttatatattttgaaattttttgggtcaatttttgaagtttttaaaaatatatttttgtacgattttaaacattggttaaatccgatctgaaccgaacccggaaggaaccgaaccgaatccgatccgatagTAAGTAAAAACCGAATGGTACTTATGAACATAACACCGAAAATCCGAAAATCTGAATCATCCGGACCGAAACCGAACGGACCACCGAACGCCAGGCCTAGAGTTCCTACAATAAAGTGTATACTTAATGGGTAATTGACATCTGATGCTATTTCAtcaattctttcttttttttttagaattattacTTTACAGCCGACAACAATATTTGCACCATACCATatcattttacaaaattttcattttatactaaatattttatcttagtttttttcaaTTAGTTTGTGCATAATTAATTgttattaaatcatttttttctggaAGTTGAACACTGTACCTGCTAATGTAGAAGTGTTAATGATAACTTAATCTAAACAACTGCACTACAAAGTTTCCACTGTTTCATCAGTATATGCAACTAATTTAT contains these protein-coding regions:
- the LOC106403882 gene encoding zinc finger MYND domain-containing protein 15-like gives rise to the protein MDLHLKNLFGRFQDQFGSGPGLGPGSGVCLMKVEGISPNVIHFIFRASASLYRSEPWKRLRPGHLFGVRVGKDSDWSGKRQPFQCVQFTGGDGGDIAIYMYRSTSYALKMTDDDSREMARVPNVEVLRVTYEVESLMLPCNKRMVKSLSLEVSGTDRFPVIDVARCITSGELQFRNPTLEELRLVFAVMKALSLVHPLLLQEEKQVKGLPRMIKFSPFIETVDVQWPPEMFKGHDFVAVTVSLPPGQSYEQEWNKTVVMTRDDDELELASGMTKGTEVGLRKCTTCDKAVHRDESVCCSHCRATIYCGSECEKRHWREMHRSVCNLYEAMMGREEELKMNIFSFSCYAENPCEWLESLGVHKKGMWRRQCSCYSQGPFGLLQDSSSDAESWGGLQDGDYPQDLPIQNLKERSRGMIFLSDWSDYYDVRCLPPSSPVSDILSYPLTLYHILTTLSTHSKNLLLKGKEVTVHYLGPERELDWIKAFAEIDHLLNGTGTVQIIMVGPEVPSDLSGTIATNNSRVKVSFVKGLYQEEVTYLTSPDIVVALNCDLDRYSSWSGAVEAVNNLRIPGFFTDKTEDACGNAKAVLRNAGLNISHPVAPNPFHSPVRTFAESSNLPCYNNGFILGVNT